In the genome of Candidatus Hydrogenedentota bacterium, the window CAATGGGCTTCGTCTTTGTGACGAACGCCTCCCATTGAATCCGCTTTTGTTTGTCCATAAAGAAGGTTTCACTGAATGCGGAGGGCTCCGCTTCCGGCAGGGCGGTTGCCCGCCTGGCAAACGTGTTCGCGATGGCCTCGCGGAGAACGCTTCCCTCGAATTCGAACATTTGGGAAAGCAGGCACACGTCATAGAAATCCTTCATGCGGCTGTTGGGAAGACCGAGCCGAACCATGGCTTCGAGTTTCTCCGCTACCATGGTGTACCTCGGATAGGCTTTCAGGGTCGCCGGAGGCGCGTCGAGCAGCGTTGGGAACACGACTGTTTCGGGACCCGGAGTGATGGCGTCCCCAAAGCCGATGTCTATTTGCAGGGGGATGCGGGCGGTGTGAAGACGGCCTTCGAACGTCACCCGGACCCCGTCGTATTCCTGTTCCTCGCGGATGGCCGCGGCATTCAAGGTCGCGGCGAGGTAGAGCATGCCATCCTGCGCTTCGAGGTCTTCCCGGCAGATTTCGGAGAAGACGCGGGCGATGTTTTCCACATCGGGCGCGCCGAACCCAAGCAGGTCCGCATCTCGGGTGACCCGGAAGTTCCGGCCTTTCCAGACAAGGAACATGCTCGCCCCCTTGAGGACGAACTGGTCCCTGTGCGGCGATACGCTGAGACGGTAAAGGAAACGCTCCATGCCGTACCGCAGAAGAAGCAGGTTGAGATCCTGCTTTTCCGTTCGTGCGATATTGAGCAGACGCTGGAATACGGAGTGCCCCATGTTTCGCCTGTCCGCGGGGCTCATGTGATGGCTTCCAGATAGGGACGAATGACTTTTGAAACACGGCACACGTCCGCGGCGCGCACGAGGTCGTCCATGGTTGCCTTTCGTGTCCGCCAGACCTCCCGCAGCGCCTCGATGGCCACGTCCAGCCCGACCTTGTTTCTGAACTTGAAGCAGTCCACGACAGTTTTCGCGGGACTGTAGATGTTGACGGCGGCGCCGCTCAGATGATGGATCTCGATGCCGAAGGAAAATGCCGGTTCGGATACGCGCGTCACATTCAGGGGAGGATAGTCGAAATCCGGTCGCCAGCTTCCGCGTTGCACGGCGATCCAGACTTCGTGCGGAATCTGCGTCGTGATGCCATGGAAACTGAGGGCGGAAATCAGACAGATGACGGCCCTTGGGACTCGCTTGCTCACCTCGACAAGCGCCAGATGTTCCGTCGCGGCGGGTTCCGGCAGCGAATACAGGCCATGCCCGACCTTCGTAAGCATGCCTTTCTCGCATAGACGATACAGGTATGTTCTCGGAAGTCCCAGATTCTCCACATCTCTCGTGGCGACAAGTCCCCCTTGCCGCCCTGCGAGAACGAGGATTTCTTTTTGTTTCCCAGATGCCATGGCTGTTTCTATTCCTTTTCACTTATTGTAAAGTGTAAGGGAAAAGATACTCGATGTCAAGGGTGCGCTGGAATTTCGCTGACGGTTTGGATACGCTACTGATGGCGGCAGCATACCAGCGCATGCGCGCGGGCGTGTAAGTCTTAACCTGACGAGAATTCACCCAAATGCACAGGCAGGAATGTCTATGTCACTGTATGCAAACCTTAACCCGACGGAGAATTCACCCATGTCCACGACCCATGATTCCCCCTCCCCGACCCGGCGCGCGTTTCTGCGGCACAGCACCGCCACGGCCGCCATGGCCGCCAGTCTCTTCGCCATTGGCTCGCGCGCGGCGCGGGGTGATGCCGGGGCACCGTTGCGGCTCGGGCTCATCGGCTGCGGTCGGCGCGGCACGGGCGCGCTGCGCAACGCCCTGGATGCGGACCCGGCGGTGACGCTGGTGGCCATGGGCGACCTCTTCGAGGACCACCTGGCGGAGGGCCGCGAAAAGCTGACGGCCATGGGCGAGCGGGTTCAGGTGACGGACGAGACCTGCTTCTCCGGCTTTGACGCGGGACTGAAGGTCATCGCCTGCGATGTGGATGTGGTCATGCTCTGCGAGCCGCCCGCGTTCCGTCCCGGGCACCTGCGCGCCGCCGTCGAGGCGGGCAGGCATGTGTTCATGGAAAAGCCCGGGGCCGTGTGTCCCGCCGGTGTCCGTTCGGTGCTGGCCTCGGCGGACTTGGCGGACCAGAAGGGGCTGTCCATTGTGGCGGGCACCCAGCGCCGCCACCAGGCGCCCTATCTGGACATCGTGAAGCGGATACAGGACGGGGCCATCGGCGACATCGTGTCGGCGGCCTGCTACTGGATCGGCGACTACGGGTACTACCCCGCCGTGCTGCGGCAGGACGGCTGGTCGGATGTGGAGGCGCAAATCCGCAACTGGAACTACCACACCTGGCTTTCGGGCGATCACATTGTCGAGCAGCACCTGCACAACATAGACGTGATTCACTGGGTGCTGGGCGAGAACCCGGTGAAGTGCCTGGGCATGGGCGGCCGCCAGCAGCGCACCGGTCCGGAATTCGGCCACATCTTCGACCATTTCTCCGTCGAGTTCGAGTATCCCGGCGGGATTCGCGTGCAGAGCCTCTGCCGCCAGATGAAGGACACGGAGAACCGGGTGACGGAGTTTGTGGCGGGGACCAAGGGCACGGCGGTGCCCGGCAACAGCATCAAGGGCGGGAAAAAGCCGCACACTTTCCGGGGCGACGCCACGGACCCGTATGTGCAGGAGCATGCCGACCTCTACGCCGCCATCCGCACCGGCAAACGGCTCAACGAGGCGCGCGGTCTCGCGCAGAGCACCCTGGCGGCCATCATGGGCCGCATGTCCGCCTACACCGGCCAGTCGGTCACTTGGGACTTCGCCCTGAACCAGAGCACCCTCGACCTCACGCCCAAGAGCCTCGCTTTCGGCGAGCTGCCGGAGCAGCCCGTGGCGATGCCGGGAGTGACCCCGCTGGTATAGGGAAGAGCAGGACCGCGCGATGTCTTTAGCTTGTTCACCATTAACCAATTTTGCCGCCGTCATTCCCGCGAAAGCGGGAATCCAGTAACGATTGGTTAAGCCCAATCCTGTTTCTCTGGATTCCCGTTTTCACGGGAATGACGGAATTGTAGTCACTTGGTAATATCGCCTGCGGATCGTTTTTTTTGTGTCCGGACCGTCGCCGGGTTCATAATGATGCCGGGTGTTGACGGGGCTGTCATTACTGCGAAAGCCCCCGTTGATTTTGACAAGGAGATAATGCCTGTGTCTGATGTGAACAACAATGGTGAGCTGGCCCTGCTGGGCGGTGTGCCGGTGCGCGGCCCGGAGAAGAAATGGCCGAAATGGCCCGTGTTTGATGACGGCGAGCGTCAGGCGCTGCTGTCCGTGCTGGACAGCGGCATTTGGTTCTACGGGGAGCGGGTGGCCCGGTTCGAGCGGGAGTTCGCCGAATTCCAGGGCGCGGGCCATTGTGTGACCGTGAACAGCGGCACGGCGGCCTTGGAGGTGGTGCTCCAGGCGCTGGGCATCGGCCCCGGCGACGAGGTGCTGGTGCCGCCCTACACCTTTGTGGCCACGGCCAGCGCGGTGGCCCGCGTGGGCGCGGTGCCGGTCTTTGTGGACGTGGACCACACCTGGTGCATGGACCCGGATTTGGCGGCGGCTGCCATCACCCCGAAAACAAAGGCGATCATGCCGGTGCATTTCGGCGGGCGCATCTGCGACATGGACCGGATGAACGACATCGCGGCCGACGCGGGCATCCCCATCATCGAGGACGCCTGCCATTCCTGGGGCGGCCACTGGGTGGGGCGCGGCACGGGCACCCTCGGCCTCTGCGGCGTGTTCAGTTTCCAGCTCTCGAAAAACATCACGGCGGGCGAGGGCGGCGCCATTGTCACCGACGATGCGGCGTTCGCCGAGAAGTGCCGCTCCATCACCAACTGCGGCCGGGTTTCCGGGATGCCCTGGTACCACCATGAGAACATCGGCACAAACGCCCGGCTGACAGAGTTCCAGGCCGCGCTGCTTTCGTGCCAGTTGACCCGTCTGGGCGAGCAGACCCTGCTCCGCGAGCGCAACGCGCAGTTGCTGAACAATGAACTCGGGAAGATTGAGGGGCTCACGCCCCAGCCCAAGAGCAACCGCATCACCCGCCGGGCGTACCATCTCTACTGCCTTCGGATAGACCCCGGGGTCTTCGGATGCTCCCGTGAACAGTTCACGGCGGCGGCCCAGGCCGAGGGGTGGCCCGTGTCGGCGGGGTATCCCCTGCCCCTCCACGAGCAGCCGGTCTTCCAGAACCGTCCAGACGGCTTCTATAAAGACTGCCGCTGTCCCGTGGCGGAGGACCTGTGCCGTTGCAGCGGCATGTGGACCACCCATGAGAAATTGCTGGGCACGGAGGGGGACATGCTGGACATCGTGGCCATTGCGCGGAAAATAAAAGACAATGTGGCCCGGCTCGGGGAATGGAAGCCCTGAAACCGGAGGTGCGAATGAAACGCGGCTCGGTTGAAAAAGCCCCGCCCGAAAAGGGCGGGGGGAAGGGAGCACGGGGCGGCAAGCCGCGCGGGGGGACTTCCGTGGAAACGGTCACCTGTATGCACTGCCGGTACGAGCGGCCCGCCGCGGACGCGCACTGCCACATTTGCGGATATCCCTGGCCCTGGATGAAGAGGTAAACGCGGCGGCCGGGTTCGCGCCGCAGCGGGGAGACTGGACATGGCGGAAGAGACAAACCAACAGGCACCCGAGGAGCACAAGTCCAAGCTGAAGAAACTGCTGGGGTACGCCGTGAAAAACGGCGCCTCGGACCTGCACATGACGGTGGGCTGCGCGCCCGCCGTGCGGATTGACGGGGAAATCCGGTTCCTGCCCGCGGACCCCCTGAGTTTCGCGGACATGGAGTCGTTTCTGGACGAGATGATGACGGAGCGCCAGAAGAACGACTTCATGGAGCGGGGCGACGCCGACCTGGCCCACGGTGTGCCGGGGCTGGGGCGCTTCCGCGTGAACGTCCTGCGCCAGCGCGGCTCCACGGCCCTGGTCATGCGCCATGTGAAGGGCAAGATTCTGGACTTTGAGGCGCTGAACCTCCCGCCGGTGATGGAGAAAATCTCCTCCATGCAGCGGGGCCTGGTGCTCATCACGGGCACCACGGGCAGCGGCAAATCCACCACCCTGGCCTCGATGGTGGACTGGATCAACCAGCGCAGGCGCCTGCACATCGTCACCCTTGAGGACCCCATCGAGTTCCTCCACAGCAACAAGAAAAGCGTCGTGACCCAGCGCGAGGTGGCCATCGACACCCGCGACTTCATGGCGGCCCTCCGCGCGGTCATGCGCGAGGACCCCGACGTCATCCTCATCGGCGAGATGCGCGACGCGGAAACCTTTCAGGCCGCCATTTCGGCGGCGGAGACGGGGCACCTGGTCTTCACCACGCTGCACACCACCAACGTGATGCTCACCATTGACCGCATCATGGACATGTTCCCCTCGACCATGCACCAGCAAATCCGGTCGCAGCTTGCCCTGCAGGTGAAGGCCTGCGTCTCCCAGCGCCTGCTTCCGGCGAAGGACGGCAAGGGCCGGGTGCCCGCCGTCGAGGTGATGCTGAACAATCCCGGCATCGCCGGACTCATCCGCGACAACACGGTGAAGCAGATTCCCAACGCCATCGCGGGCGGGGCCGAGGACGGCATGCAGACCTTCAACATGAGCCTCGCGCAACTGTTGCGGGACGGGCTCATCCGCGAGGAGGACGCCATGCTCGCCTCGGACAACCCGGACGAGCTGAAGATGAACCTGCAGGGCATCTACCTCAGCCAGGGACGGGGCGGCATCCTGAAACGGTGAATACTGTGACGACATGTTGCGAAACGGTTTCGGGCACAGGCACCGGTCGCGCAAATTGGGGATGTGGAGATGGGTTTGGGCCGTTGACGCAACCGTTGCCAGTCCCCCTCGGCATGGCATGAGGGGACTGCCAAAGGCGCGTTCCACGTCCACGGCGCGGAGAAGATGACGATGCCCGCGCCGGTGGCTGTACCCGTTCCCCAAAGTGCGGCGTGCTCACCGTCCGGTGGGCGCCACCACGGTGAAGAGCAGAACGACATACCCGGCGTAGAGCGCGAGAAGCACCGCGCCGTTCCAGCGGGAAAGCTGGTAGCCGCAGCGCAGCATGACCACCATCGCGCCGACCAGCGTCAGCGCCACGGGGAACATGAACCAGATGATGTTGATGTCCGCCACGAGGGGGTTCGCCACCGCCGACGCGCCGGCCACCCAGCAGATGTTCAGAATGTCCGCGCCGATGATGTTGCCCACGCCGATCTGGGTCTGTTTTTTCAGGACCGACGCGACACAGGTGGCGATTTCAGGCACCGACGTGCCGATGGCGACCACCGTGAGCCCGATGACCGTCGGGGACATGCCCAGACCCGCCGCGATGCCCGTCGCCCCCCTCACCAGCAGCTCGCTGCCGAACATCACCCCCAGGAAGCCCCCCACAAACAGGGCCGATATGCGGGAGGTTTTCATGCCGGCGATTTCCTTTTCGAGCGCCGCCACCTCGCCGAGCTTCGCCTGCACCGCCGCGTCGCGGCGGCTGCGCATCATCTGCCGGTAAGAAACCGCCACATACCCCACGTAGCCCGCCATCAGAATCAGCCCGTCAAGCCGGCTCATGGTGCCGTCCATGGCCAGAAAAAAACCCACTGTTATGGCGATGACAACAAAGACGGCGCTGGTCCGGAAAATCAGCCGGTCCGCCAGAAGCGGCGTGGCCGAAAGCACCGCCGCCAAACCCAGCGCCACGCCCACATCCACGATGATCGAGCCCATGGCGTTGCCCAGGGCCAGTTCGGGATACCCCTGCAGCGTCGCAATCAGCGAGGTGAGCAGTTCCGGCGAGGTGGTGGCGAAACTCACCAGCACGATGCCAATCAGCATCTTGGGCACGTGGAGTTTGTCCGCCACGCCCACGGCCCCCTCCACGAACCAGTCGGCGGATTTCCACAGCACGCCCACGGCGGCGAGCACCAGAAGAATGTTGGTTGTCATCTTTTCTTTTTTCCTCGAAATGGTTCAGCCGCGCATGCGGCCGGGTGTCAGGTTCTTGTCGGACTCCAGGCTGGCCCGTATCCGTGTGTACGACTCATAGCGGCCCCGCGACAGCGCGCCGCCCTCCATGGCGGACTTCACCCCGCATCCCGGCTCATGCACATGGGTGCAGTTCCGGTACCGGCAGCCTGTGGAAAGTTCGGCGATTTCCGGGAAATAAAACGACACTTCGGCCGGCGTCACCCGCCACAGGCCCAGGGCGCGGATGCCCGGCGTGTCTATCACGCGGATGCCGCCGTCAATCTCATACAGCCGCGCGAGGGTGGTCGTGTGCTTTCCCTTCAGAGTCTGCCCGCTCACCTCGCGCGTGTGCAGGCCCAGTTCCGGGTCCAGACAGTTCAGCAGGGACGACTTGCCCACGCCGCTGTGCCCGGAAAGCACCGCCGTCTTTCCTTGCAGAATTTCCCGAAGCCCGTCCAGGCCCTGTCCGGTCGCGCAACTGGTCAGGCACACGGTCAGTCCCAGTTCGCGGTAAATCCGCAGGTCTTCCGGTTCGGACGCGGCAAGGTCGGTCTTGTTCAGACACAACACCGGCGTCACCCCGCCGATTTCCGCCGCGATAAGATACCGGTCCACCAGGCCGGGCCGGAACGGCGGCTGGGCCGCCGCGGCCACCACCACCAGCAAATCAATGTTTGACGCGATGACCTGCCGCTGGATCCGGTCATGTTCCCCGGCGGGACGGCTCAGGGTGGTCTTGCGCGGGGCCACGCCCCGGACGAAGGCGTCCTCCTCCTCGAACTCGACATACACCCGGTCGCCCGGCGCCAGCAGGGACTCCTCGCCTTCGGGAAGCCGCTCGTCTATCAGGCAGAGCCGTTCCCTTTCGCCCGCGCCGGGGTCGTCCAGCAACTGCACATAGGCCCATTTCTTCGAGTGGGTGATGAGCACCGCGTTCGGGGTGAATTCCGCGGGCAGGGCGGCCACACCCGCCGCCAGGGCCGTGGCCGACAGTTTGGACTGCGCCCGGCGGTGTTTCACGAGGTCGTGGGAGAACGCCGTGTCCCCGTGGCGCTCCCAGTCCTTCTCGCGCACGGCGCTGCGCTTCTTTTTGTCCAAATGCTTGCGTTTCATGGCCGTTTCAGGGTTGTTCCCCCGGCTCGGTTCCCTTGTCCCCCCGCGTCCAGGCCCGCACATAGTCTACTTCATACACGGCGGGAAGTTCGCCCGCCGCGGGCATGCCAAACCACT includes:
- a CDS encoding type IV toxin-antitoxin system AbiEi family antitoxin domain-containing protein, which codes for MASGKQKEILVLAGRQGGLVATRDVENLGLPRTYLYRLCEKGMLTKVGHGLYSLPEPAATEHLALVEVSKRVPRAVICLISALSFHGITTQIPHEVWIAVQRGSWRPDFDYPPLNVTRVSEPAFSFGIEIHHLSGAAVNIYSPAKTVVDCFKFRNKVGLDVAIEALREVWRTRKATMDDLVRAADVCRVSKVIRPYLEAIT
- a CDS encoding calcium/sodium antiporter, whose protein sequence is MTTNILLVLAAVGVLWKSADWFVEGAVGVADKLHVPKMLIGIVLVSFATTSPELLTSLIATLQGYPELALGNAMGSIIVDVGVALGLAAVLSATPLLADRLIFRTSAVFVVIAITVGFFLAMDGTMSRLDGLILMAGYVGYVAVSYRQMMRSRRDAAVQAKLGEVAALEKEIAGMKTSRISALFVGGFLGVMFGSELLVRGATGIAAGLGMSPTVIGLTVVAIGTSVPEIATCVASVLKKQTQIGVGNIIGADILNICWVAGASAVANPLVADINIIWFMFPVALTLVGAMVVMLRCGYQLSRWNGAVLLALYAGYVVLLFTVVAPTGR
- a CDS encoding DegT/DnrJ/EryC1/StrS family aminotransferase gives rise to the protein MSDVNNNGELALLGGVPVRGPEKKWPKWPVFDDGERQALLSVLDSGIWFYGERVARFEREFAEFQGAGHCVTVNSGTAALEVVLQALGIGPGDEVLVPPYTFVATASAVARVGAVPVFVDVDHTWCMDPDLAAAAITPKTKAIMPVHFGGRICDMDRMNDIAADAGIPIIEDACHSWGGHWVGRGTGTLGLCGVFSFQLSKNITAGEGGAIVTDDAAFAEKCRSITNCGRVSGMPWYHHENIGTNARLTEFQAALLSCQLTRLGEQTLLRERNAQLLNNELGKIEGLTPQPKSNRITRRAYHLYCLRIDPGVFGCSREQFTAAAQAEGWPVSAGYPLPLHEQPVFQNRPDGFYKDCRCPVAEDLCRCSGMWTTHEKLLGTEGDMLDIVAIARKIKDNVARLGEWKP
- a CDS encoding Gfo/Idh/MocA family oxidoreductase, with the protein product MSTTHDSPSPTRRAFLRHSTATAAMAASLFAIGSRAARGDAGAPLRLGLIGCGRRGTGALRNALDADPAVTLVAMGDLFEDHLAEGREKLTAMGERVQVTDETCFSGFDAGLKVIACDVDVVMLCEPPAFRPGHLRAAVEAGRHVFMEKPGAVCPAGVRSVLASADLADQKGLSIVAGTQRRHQAPYLDIVKRIQDGAIGDIVSAACYWIGDYGYYPAVLRQDGWSDVEAQIRNWNYHTWLSGDHIVEQHLHNIDVIHWVLGENPVKCLGMGGRQQRTGPEFGHIFDHFSVEFEYPGGIRVQSLCRQMKDTENRVTEFVAGTKGTAVPGNSIKGGKKPHTFRGDATDPYVQEHADLYAAIRTGKRLNEARGLAQSTLAAIMGRMSAYTGQSVTWDFALNQSTLDLTPKSLAFGELPEQPVAMPGVTPLV
- the rsgA gene encoding ribosome small subunit-dependent GTPase A; this translates as MKRKHLDKKKRSAVREKDWERHGDTAFSHDLVKHRRAQSKLSATALAAGVAALPAEFTPNAVLITHSKKWAYVQLLDDPGAGERERLCLIDERLPEGEESLLAPGDRVYVEFEEEDAFVRGVAPRKTTLSRPAGEHDRIQRQVIASNIDLLVVVAAAAQPPFRPGLVDRYLIAAEIGGVTPVLCLNKTDLAASEPEDLRIYRELGLTVCLTSCATGQGLDGLREILQGKTAVLSGHSGVGKSSLLNCLDPELGLHTREVSGQTLKGKHTTTLARLYEIDGGIRVIDTPGIRALGLWRVTPAEVSFYFPEIAELSTGCRYRNCTHVHEPGCGVKSAMEGGALSRGRYESYTRIRASLESDKNLTPGRMRG
- a CDS encoding nucleotidyl transferase AbiEii/AbiGii toxin family protein encodes the protein MGHSVFQRLLNIARTEKQDLNLLLLRYGMERFLYRLSVSPHRDQFVLKGASMFLVWKGRNFRVTRDADLLGFGAPDVENIARVFSEICREDLEAQDGMLYLAATLNAAAIREEQEYDGVRVTFEGRLHTARIPLQIDIGFGDAITPGPETVVFPTLLDAPPATLKAYPRYTMVAEKLEAMVRLGLPNSRMKDFYDVCLLSQMFEFEGSVLREAIANTFARRATALPEAEPSAFSETFFMDKQKRIQWEAFVTKTKPIEPSEDLGGAIRQISRFIMPPLRSLQCGTLFPLMWIPEKGWQ
- a CDS encoding type IV pilus twitching motility protein PilT, translating into MAEETNQQAPEEHKSKLKKLLGYAVKNGASDLHMTVGCAPAVRIDGEIRFLPADPLSFADMESFLDEMMTERQKNDFMERGDADLAHGVPGLGRFRVNVLRQRGSTALVMRHVKGKILDFEALNLPPVMEKISSMQRGLVLITGTTGSGKSTTLASMVDWINQRRRLHIVTLEDPIEFLHSNKKSVVTQREVAIDTRDFMAALRAVMREDPDVILIGEMRDAETFQAAISAAETGHLVFTTLHTTNVMLTIDRIMDMFPSTMHQQIRSQLALQVKACVSQRLLPAKDGKGRVPAVEVMLNNPGIAGLIRDNTVKQIPNAIAGGAEDGMQTFNMSLAQLLRDGLIREEDAMLASDNPDELKMNLQGIYLSQGRGGILKR